The Micromonospora sp. NBC_00421 genome contains a region encoding:
- a CDS encoding CocE/NonD family hydrolase produces MLDRSLARLAAAALRLPAGPTHRVDVTRGLTVRARDGVPLRTDHYAPRVPGAPTVLIRTPYGRGGPMRLLGRLVAGRGFHVVIQSCRGTDGSGGRFDPLVHERDDGLDTVDWLRRQPWYAGRFGMFGASYQGFVQWALAADAGEDLAAMVAVVTASATRDSTYAGESFALDTVLTWAELLQAQTVPWLARQWELKRGQPRLAAALAHLPLAEADRVATGVTVPFFQEWLRHHTPDADYWRTRVFGARIAEVRAPVTMVSGWQDIFLPAQLADHAALRAAGVPTRLTVGPWTHGSPGLLATALREGLGWLDAHLHGRPVPPCAPVRVHVGGDGGGWRDLPDWPPPATGTPWHLHAGGRLAPEPPAASAPDTIRYDPADPTPSLGGPLLVAQRAGPVDNRPVEARPDVLVYTGAVLTAPVEVVGPVRAEIHVRSDLPYLDVFVRLCDVDLRGRSWNVCDGLVRVAPGRFPVDPDGVTRVPVALWPVAHRFAVGHRLRVQVSGGAHPRYARNPGTGEALGEAVTLRAGLRQILHDPAHPSRLVLPVLPASPQL; encoded by the coding sequence GTGCTGGACCGTTCGCTCGCCCGGCTCGCCGCCGCCGCGCTGCGGCTGCCGGCCGGGCCCACGCACCGGGTCGACGTCACCCGGGGCCTCACGGTCCGGGCCCGCGACGGGGTGCCGCTGCGCACCGACCACTACGCCCCCCGGGTGCCCGGTGCGCCGACCGTGCTGATCCGAACCCCGTACGGGCGGGGTGGGCCGATGCGGCTGCTCGGTCGGCTGGTCGCCGGTCGCGGCTTCCACGTGGTGATCCAGTCCTGTCGGGGAACCGACGGCTCAGGCGGGCGGTTCGACCCGCTGGTGCACGAGCGCGACGACGGCCTGGACACCGTCGACTGGCTGCGCCGGCAACCCTGGTACGCGGGCCGGTTCGGCATGTTCGGGGCCAGTTACCAGGGCTTCGTCCAGTGGGCGCTGGCCGCCGACGCGGGAGAGGACCTGGCCGCGATGGTCGCGGTGGTCACCGCCTCGGCCACCCGTGACTCGACGTACGCGGGGGAGTCCTTCGCCCTGGACACCGTGCTGACCTGGGCCGAGCTGCTCCAGGCGCAGACCGTGCCGTGGCTGGCCCGGCAGTGGGAACTCAAGCGCGGGCAGCCCCGGCTGGCCGCCGCCCTGGCCCACCTGCCGCTGGCCGAGGCCGACCGGGTGGCGACCGGGGTGACCGTGCCGTTCTTCCAGGAGTGGCTGCGCCACCACACCCCGGACGCCGACTACTGGCGGACCCGGGTCTTCGGCGCGCGGATCGCCGAGGTGCGCGCCCCGGTGACGATGGTCAGCGGCTGGCAGGACATCTTCCTCCCCGCCCAGCTCGCCGACCACGCCGCGCTGCGGGCGGCGGGGGTGCCCACCCGGCTCACCGTCGGCCCGTGGACGCACGGCAGCCCCGGGCTGCTGGCGACGGCGCTGCGGGAGGGGCTGGGCTGGCTCGACGCCCACCTGCACGGCCGGCCCGTGCCGCCATGCGCCCCGGTGCGGGTGCACGTCGGCGGGGACGGCGGCGGTTGGCGGGACCTGCCCGACTGGCCGCCGCCGGCGACCGGGACCCCGTGGCACCTGCACGCCGGTGGCCGGCTCGCCCCGGAGCCACCGGCGGCGTCGGCACCGGACACCATCCGGTACGACCCGGCCGACCCCACCCCGTCGCTGGGCGGCCCGCTGCTTGTCGCCCAACGGGCCGGCCCGGTCGACAACCGCCCCGTCGAGGCCCGGCCGGACGTGCTGGTCTACACCGGCGCGGTGCTGACCGCCCCGGTCGAGGTGGTCGGCCCGGTCCGCGCCGAGATCCACGTCCGCAGCGACCTGCCCTACCTGGACGTGTTCGTGCGGCTCTGCGACGTGGACCTGCGCGGCCGGTCCTGGAACGTCTGCGACGGTCTGGTCCGGGTCGCCCCCGGCCGGTTCCCGGTCGACCCGGACGGGGTGACCCGGGTGCCTGTGGCACTGTGGCCGGTGGCGCACCGCTTCGCCGTCGGGCACCGGCTGCGGGTGCAGGTCTCCGGCGGTGCCCACCCCCGGTACGCACGCAACCCCGGCACCGGCGAAGCGCTGGGCGAGGCGGTCACGCTCCGCGCAGGGCTCCGACAGATCCTGCATGACCCAGCGCACCCTTCGCGGCTGGTGCTGCCGGTGCTCCCCGCCAGTCCCCAGCTTTGA
- a CDS encoding cold-shock protein, with the protein MATGTVKWFNSEKGFGFIEQDGGGPDVFVHYSAIASSGYRELQEAQKVEFDVTQGQKGPQAENVRPL; encoded by the coding sequence ATGGCAACCGGCACGGTCAAGTGGTTCAACTCGGAAAAGGGCTTCGGCTTCATCGAGCAGGACGGCGGAGGCCCCGACGTCTTCGTCCACTACTCGGCGATCGCCAGTAGCGGATACCGGGAGCTGCAGGAGGCCCAGAAGGTCGAGTTCGATGTGACCCAGGGGCAGAAGGGTCCGCAGGCGGAGAACGTCCGCCCGCTGTAG
- a CDS encoding recombinase family protein, whose amino-acid sequence MALRRPYYALMFEDYLYARISDDEIGMEKGITRQLRDSRDVSERSGGRVVDEFSDNDISALAGAPRSGYDRLLAALAAPNPLGVQRRIVCVHTSRVWRNRSERAAGIEFGKAHKIIVKQVNGQEFDLRTAQGRMFAGIVGETDTGESEVKAERVADVARERAEEGRANGRVAYGWQRVYEYDSRGKIVGFHDEEDTTEADVVREIVGRLLASDTLKAITDDLNTRGVLAPSAGDRRKHRAKGQTADGALWNKTSVRKIAVRPANIGLRIYHRGRPDEQLLPAAWPRIVDPDDHDRVVALLSDPERGQTKPAARSHLLSWGIGECGVCGAHLRTTWKGNAKWGKKQLLYTCEAKGCVGRNEQAVDLRVRAVMLSLLRRSDVLDLLDGSSSRQAELLARAEALRARMSAAALAFAEGDMSAEQVRVINGRLRPQIEEAEREARQHQVSPHLSLVVASVGEQAEERWDSYSLVQKRAIMEAFGVRVRILRTRRGPGFDPESVEVKPRDREG is encoded by the coding sequence GTGGCGCTAAGACGCCCATACTATGCCCTCATGTTCGAGGACTACTTGTACGCCCGGATCAGCGATGACGAAATCGGTATGGAGAAAGGCATCACTCGGCAGCTCCGCGACAGCCGCGACGTGTCCGAGCGGTCCGGGGGTCGGGTCGTGGATGAGTTCTCCGACAACGACATCAGCGCGCTGGCAGGTGCCCCACGGTCGGGGTATGACCGTCTGCTGGCGGCGCTCGCCGCCCCTAACCCGCTCGGTGTGCAGCGGCGCATCGTGTGTGTGCACACGTCCCGGGTGTGGCGTAACCGGTCGGAGCGGGCCGCTGGCATCGAGTTCGGCAAGGCACACAAGATCATTGTCAAGCAGGTCAACGGTCAGGAGTTCGACCTGCGGACCGCGCAGGGCCGCATGTTCGCTGGGATCGTGGGTGAGACCGACACCGGAGAGTCGGAGGTCAAGGCGGAGCGGGTGGCCGACGTGGCCCGGGAACGCGCCGAGGAAGGCCGCGCGAACGGGCGGGTGGCGTACGGCTGGCAGCGGGTCTACGAGTACGACTCCCGAGGCAAGATCGTCGGGTTTCACGATGAGGAGGACACCACCGAGGCGGATGTGGTGCGGGAGATCGTCGGTCGACTGCTGGCATCTGACACCCTCAAGGCGATCACCGACGACCTCAACACCCGGGGGGTGCTGGCTCCGAGCGCGGGGGACCGGCGTAAGCACCGGGCGAAGGGGCAAACGGCGGACGGGGCTCTGTGGAACAAGACGAGCGTCAGGAAGATTGCGGTCCGACCGGCGAACATCGGTTTGCGGATCTACCACCGGGGCCGCCCCGATGAACAACTGCTGCCGGCGGCGTGGCCGCGCATCGTGGACCCCGACGACCACGACCGGGTGGTGGCGTTGCTGTCCGATCCGGAGCGGGGGCAGACGAAACCGGCAGCACGATCGCACCTGCTGTCGTGGGGTATCGGCGAGTGCGGGGTGTGTGGGGCGCACCTGCGGACCACGTGGAAGGGCAACGCCAAGTGGGGGAAGAAGCAGCTGCTGTACACGTGTGAGGCGAAGGGGTGTGTGGGGCGCAACGAGCAGGCGGTGGATTTGCGGGTGAGGGCGGTGATGCTGTCGTTGCTGCGGCGTTCCGATGTGCTGGATTTGTTGGATGGGTCGTCGTCGCGGCAGGCGGAGTTGTTGGCGCGGGCGGAGGCGTTGCGGGCGCGCATGTCGGCGGCGGCGTTGGCGTTCGCGGAGGGTGACATGTCCGCCGAGCAGGTGCGGGTGATCAACGGCCGGTTGAGGCCGCAGATTGAGGAGGCGGAGCGGGAGGCACGCCAGCATCAGGTGTCGCCGCATTTGTCGCTGGTGGTGGCGTCGGTGGGGGAGCAGGCGGAGGAACGTTGGGACTCGTACAGCCTGGTGCAGAAGCGGGCGATCATGGAGGCGTTCGGGGTTCGGGTGCGGATTTTGCGTACCCGCCGGGGTCCGGGGTTTGACCCCGAGTCGGTGGAGGTCAAACCCCGTGACCGTGAGGGTTAG
- a CDS encoding winged helix-turn-helix domain-containing protein — translation MVHPGQPRPSSHQLAALLRTQILSGQLKPGDPIPSDRWLQETHGVSRNLVRLAIARLRAEGLIVVRQGHTSRVRQEHPRRPLDMTGVVRIETRMPTGPERDDMDVPPDDGVPILLVWRDGAEVPEMLAGDRWTVPGPSWPDAH, via the coding sequence GTGGTCCACCCGGGACAGCCGCGCCCAAGCTCGCACCAGCTTGCCGCACTGCTCCGCACCCAAATCCTGTCCGGGCAGCTCAAACCCGGTGACCCCATCCCATCCGACCGCTGGCTCCAGGAAACCCACGGCGTCAGCCGCAACCTTGTACGCCTCGCCATCGCCCGGCTCCGCGCCGAAGGGCTAATCGTCGTACGACAAGGGCACACTTCCAGGGTGCGGCAAGAGCACCCGAGACGCCCCCTCGACATGACCGGGGTCGTGCGCATCGAAACCCGCATGCCCACCGGCCCCGAACGCGACGACATGGACGTGCCACCCGACGATGGGGTACCCATCCTGCTGGTGTGGCGCGACGGCGCAGAGGTGCCGGAGATGCTGGCCGGTGACCGGTGGACGGTCCCGGGTCCATCCTGGCCTGACGCACACTAA
- a CDS encoding MarR family winged helix-turn-helix transcriptional regulator: protein MYRRRDDPRGRMVADITNDLRRYSVDAQHIGHAFAGLHGLNPTDLHALIAVMDAELLGAPITPGRLGEQLNLSSGSVTALVDRLERAGHIRRDRDTADRRKVFLHYADQGAALAMSFFGPLGRRTDEVMARFTDDELAVVHRFLATMVASMREHRDAMRAARAEPPRRPVD, encoded by the coding sequence ATGTATCGGCGGCGGGACGACCCGCGCGGGCGGATGGTGGCCGACATCACCAACGACCTGCGGCGTTACTCGGTGGACGCGCAACACATCGGGCACGCCTTCGCCGGCCTGCACGGGCTCAACCCGACCGACCTGCACGCGTTGATCGCGGTGATGGACGCCGAACTGCTCGGCGCCCCGATCACCCCCGGCCGGCTCGGCGAACAGCTCAACCTCTCCTCCGGGTCGGTGACCGCGCTGGTCGACCGCCTGGAACGCGCCGGGCACATCCGCCGGGACCGGGACACCGCCGACCGGCGCAAGGTGTTCCTGCACTACGCCGACCAGGGGGCCGCCCTGGCGATGAGCTTCTTCGGCCCGCTCGGCCGGCGTACCGACGAGGTGATGGCCCGGTTCACCGACGACGAACTGGCGGTCGTGCACCGGTTCCTGGCCACCATGGTCGCCTCGATGCGGGAGCACCGTGACGCCATGCGGGCTGCCCGTGCCGAGCCGCCCCGCCGTCCGGTGGACTGA
- a CDS encoding class I SAM-dependent methyltransferase produces MSTAALTALEREIDAPGEGLDRLRLVPTPFVPEVRLHLAEDAIVWWARMEAAAGHTLPPPFWASAWAGGQALARHLLDHPDLAAGRRVLDLAAGSGLVAIAAALAGATQVVANDVDPYAVAAVTVNARANRVRVLARQGDLLDDDGTPADLLVAGDVLYDRDLAERVLPYLRRAAEGGTQVLVGDPDRGHLPPDVLEVVASYPVPTTEPSVDSQVRRVQVLRPR; encoded by the coding sequence CTGAGTACCGCCGCGTTGACCGCGCTGGAGCGGGAGATTGACGCGCCGGGTGAGGGGCTGGACCGGCTCCGGCTGGTGCCCACGCCGTTCGTGCCCGAGGTGCGGCTGCACCTCGCCGAGGACGCGATCGTCTGGTGGGCCCGGATGGAGGCGGCGGCCGGCCATACCCTGCCGCCGCCGTTCTGGGCGTCGGCCTGGGCCGGCGGCCAGGCGCTCGCCCGGCACCTGCTGGACCACCCCGACCTGGCCGCCGGCCGTCGGGTCCTCGACCTGGCCGCCGGCTCCGGGCTGGTCGCCATCGCCGCCGCGCTGGCCGGTGCCACCCAGGTCGTCGCCAACGACGTGGACCCGTACGCGGTGGCGGCGGTGACCGTCAACGCACGGGCCAACCGGGTACGGGTGCTCGCCCGCCAGGGCGACCTGCTCGACGACGACGGAACGCCCGCCGATCTGCTGGTCGCCGGGGATGTGCTCTATGACCGGGACCTGGCTGAACGGGTGCTGCCGTACCTGCGACGGGCCGCCGAGGGCGGAACGCAGGTGCTGGTCGGCGACCCGGACAGGGGGCACCTGCCGCCGGACGTGCTGGAGGTGGTGGCCAGCTATCCGGTGCCGACCACCGAACCCTCCGTCGACTCCCAGGTCCGTCGGGTGCAGGTGCTGCGACCCCGCTGA
- a CDS encoding MMPL family transporter translates to MSLFTRVARSRLAAWLTVVAAIVVGAVVFGLPKPDNPAPVSATGLSVQWQSTQVERLQDQLPASGVQPAIIVVSRDDGSPLTDADRAAVTDRSGALGRLAVGGQVSPPQVSPDGTVALLAVPLDTAGGQQAVADEVAQVRDTLTGLPDGLTVAVTGAPAFTADLTKVFEGADVTLLAVTAGVVALLLLITYRSPFLWIVPLIVVAATEQLTLRAVDTIVPAVGINLQEGAVTGIASVLVFGAATDYALLLIARYREELRRVEDRFAAMRAALRRTAEPILASGGTVVLGVLTLLLSEQETNRALAVACATGVVFAMLSALFVLPAVLVVFGRGLFWPFVPTVGGPAREGRLWGRLGAAVVRRPVPVAVLATLLLAGLALGGLGVRTGLSETEQFRVKPEAVAGAETLARAFPAGTTQPVAVITNPAAASAVTRVAATVPGVASARPGAAGTTVAQVDVVLTAEPGSPASDRAVEALRDAVAAVPDSAPPAVEGVAPAGGALVGGTVAATYDSDEANTRDLRLILPIILVLVFAVLVLLLRGLLAPLLLVLTVIASFFASLGAAWLLFDHVLGFPALDSGVLLLAFVFLVALGVDYNIFLVTRAREDARRAGTRDGMLSALRVTGGVITSAGILLAAVFAVLGVLPLITLTQIGIIVCIGVLLDTLLVRTVLVPALAFVLGDRFWWPGRIHRDTPTEPVPATPTPDTLTPDRSRAGRD, encoded by the coding sequence ATGTCGCTGTTCACCCGCGTCGCCCGCAGCCGGCTCGCCGCCTGGCTCACCGTGGTCGCCGCGATCGTCGTCGGCGCGGTCGTCTTCGGGCTCCCCAAGCCCGACAACCCCGCCCCGGTCTCCGCCACCGGCCTGTCCGTGCAGTGGCAGTCGACCCAGGTGGAACGCCTCCAGGACCAACTGCCGGCCAGCGGCGTGCAACCGGCGATCATCGTGGTCAGCCGGGACGACGGCAGCCCGCTGACCGACGCCGACCGGGCCGCCGTCACCGACCGCTCCGGCGCACTGGGCCGGCTGGCCGTCGGCGGTCAGGTCAGCCCGCCCCAGGTCTCCCCGGACGGCACCGTCGCGCTGCTCGCCGTGCCGTTGGACACCGCAGGTGGCCAGCAGGCCGTCGCCGACGAGGTGGCCCAGGTACGCGACACCCTCACCGGCCTGCCCGACGGCCTCACCGTCGCGGTCACCGGGGCGCCCGCGTTCACCGCCGACCTGACCAAGGTCTTCGAGGGCGCCGACGTCACCCTGCTCGCCGTCACCGCCGGGGTGGTCGCCCTGCTGCTGCTGATCACCTACCGCAGCCCGTTCCTGTGGATCGTGCCGCTGATCGTCGTCGCCGCCACCGAACAGCTCACCCTGCGCGCCGTCGACACCATCGTCCCGGCCGTCGGCATCAACCTCCAGGAGGGCGCGGTCACCGGCATCGCCAGCGTGCTGGTCTTCGGCGCCGCCACCGACTACGCCCTGCTGCTCATCGCCCGCTACCGGGAGGAACTGCGCCGCGTCGAGGACCGGTTCGCCGCCATGCGCGCCGCCCTACGCCGTACCGCCGAACCGATCCTTGCCAGCGGCGGGACCGTCGTGCTCGGCGTACTCACGCTGCTGCTGTCCGAGCAGGAGACCAACCGGGCACTCGCCGTGGCCTGCGCCACCGGGGTCGTCTTCGCCATGCTCTCGGCGCTGTTCGTGCTACCCGCCGTGCTTGTCGTCTTCGGGCGGGGACTGTTCTGGCCGTTCGTGCCGACCGTCGGCGGCCCCGCCCGGGAGGGCAGGCTGTGGGGCCGGCTCGGCGCGGCCGTGGTCCGCCGCCCGGTGCCGGTCGCCGTGCTGGCCACCCTGCTGCTCGCCGGCCTCGCCCTCGGTGGGCTGGGCGTACGCACCGGCCTGTCCGAGACCGAACAGTTCCGGGTCAAGCCGGAGGCGGTCGCCGGAGCCGAGACGTTGGCCCGTGCCTTCCCCGCCGGCACCACCCAGCCAGTGGCCGTCATCACCAACCCGGCCGCCGCGTCGGCGGTCACCCGGGTCGCCGCGACCGTACCCGGAGTCGCCTCCGCCCGCCCCGGCGCGGCCGGCACCACAGTCGCCCAGGTCGACGTGGTGCTGACCGCCGAACCGGGCAGCCCGGCCTCCGACCGGGCCGTCGAGGCGTTGCGCGACGCCGTCGCCGCCGTGCCGGACTCCGCACCGCCCGCCGTCGAGGGCGTCGCACCGGCCGGTGGGGCACTCGTCGGCGGCACCGTGGCCGCGACGTACGACTCCGACGAGGCCAACACCCGGGACCTGCGGCTGATCCTGCCGATCATCCTGGTGCTGGTCTTCGCCGTGCTGGTGCTGCTGCTGCGCGGGCTGCTCGCCCCGCTGCTGCTGGTGCTCACCGTGATCGCGTCCTTCTTCGCCAGCCTCGGCGCGGCCTGGCTGCTCTTCGACCACGTGCTGGGCTTCCCCGCGCTGGACAGCGGGGTGCTGCTGCTGGCCTTCGTGTTCCTCGTGGCACTCGGGGTGGACTACAACATCTTCCTGGTCACCCGGGCCCGGGAGGACGCCCGCCGGGCCGGCACCCGGGACGGGATGCTCTCCGCCCTGCGGGTCACCGGCGGGGTGATCACCAGCGCCGGCATCCTGCTCGCCGCGGTCTTCGCCGTCCTCGGCGTCCTGCCGCTGATCACCCTGACCCAGATCGGGATCATCGTGTGCATCGGTGTGCTGCTCGACACCCTGCTGGTCCGTACGGTGCTGGTGCCGGCGCTGGCGTTCGTGCTCGGCGACCGGTTCTGGTGGCCGGGCCGGATCCACCGGGACACCCCCACCGAGCCCGTCCCCGCCACCCCCACCCCCGACACCCTCACCCCCGACCGCTCCCGCGCCGGGCGGGACTGA